One Manihot esculenta cultivar AM560-2 chromosome 6, M.esculenta_v8, whole genome shotgun sequence DNA segment encodes these proteins:
- the LOC110617306 gene encoding uncharacterized protein LOC110617306, with translation MEKWGVEVHVWQLYRAKCKARDENMGMHCESFKKLKKYVHYLQTYNPGTVVKIQSAPRVNEDDPFVFQRIWIMFDAIKSGFENGCRPFIRLDGCHLKGPYGGIFLVAVILDGNRGVLPLAFSIVEAECGDSWTFFLKNIYSCIGGGTNDRPLTIMSDRQKGLVDAVKNIFPNASHRVCCRYLYMNFKKEFPGLMLRDDFWNAVKSTHSYEFWLHMKNLKPKLHQRFAKAQTWEEIVTPRTKKVLNKIITASRFLKLLPGRNEEYEVHEGPYRFAVSLAKRTCSCGWWDISGLPCKHAARAIAYVRGNIEEFCHEYYTVQCYSRVYAGAIHPVPQTELEPDNEHPSMLPPPLRRQPGRPRKARKRDESEPPARGRRTSTVTCARCLQTCHNKRTCQYAAVGANMAASQK, from the exons ATGGAAAAATGGGGTGTGGAAGTTCATGTGTGGCAATTATATAGAGCTAAGTGCAAGGCTAGAGATGAGAATATGGGCATGCATTGTGAAAGTTTCAAAAAACTTAAGAAATATGTCCATTATTTGCAAACATATAACCCGGGTACAGTTGTAAAAATTCAGTCAGCTCCAAGGGTTAATGAAGATGATCCTTTTGTTTTTCAAAGAATATGGATTATGTTTGATGCTATAAAGTCTGGGTTTGAGAATGGTTGCAGACCCTTTATAAGATTAGATGGTTGCCACTTGAAGGGTCCATATGGAGGGATTTTCCTAGTTGCAGTCATACTGGATGGAAATAGAGGTGTGCTACCTCTTGCATTTTCTATAGTTGAAGCAGAATGTGGTGATAGCTGGACATTTttcctaaaaaatatttattcttgcATTGGTGGAGGAACTAATGATAGGCCTTTAACTATTATGTCAGATAGGCAAAAG GGACTCGTTGATGCTGTCAAAAATATATTTCCCAATGCATCTCATAGAGTTTGTTGCAGGTATTTATACATGAATTTCAAGAAAGAGTTCCCTGGACTCATGCTCAGAGATGATTTTTGGAATGCTGTAAAGAGTACTCATTCTTATGAGTTTTGGCTTCACATGAAGAATTTGAAGCCCAA GTTGCATCAAAGATTTGCTAAAGCTCAAACATGGGAAGAGATAGTTACACCAAGAACAAAGAAAGTATTGAATAAGATCATTACTGCCAGTAGGTTTCTTAAGTTGCTCCCTGGTAGAAATGAAGAGTATGAGGTTCATGAGGGTCCATATAGGTTTGCTGTTAGTTTAGCTAAAAGGACATGCAGTTGTGGATGGTGGGATATAAGTGGTTTACCATGCAAGCATGCTGCTAGAGCAATTGCATATGTTAGGGGTAATATTGAAGAGTTTTGCCATGAATATTACACTGTGCAGTGCTATTCAAGAGTTTATGCAGGTGCCATACATCCTGTTCCTCAAACTGAGCTTGAACCTGATAATGAACACCCATCAATGTTGCCACCTCCTTTGAGGAGGCAACCGGGAAGGCCAAGGAAGGCTAGAAAGAGAGATGAGAGTGAACCACCAGCAAGAGGAAGGAGGACATCAACTGTCACTTGTGCTAGGTGCTTACAAACATGCCACAATAAGAGAACTTGTCAATATGCTGCTGTTGGG GCAAATATGGCTGCAAGTCAAAAGTAG